DNA from Brevibacterium sp. 'Marine':
AGCCGTAGATCAGGTCGACGATGAAGTTCACGAGGATGTAGACGATTCCGATGACAAGGCCCACACCCATGATGACGGGCAGGTCCAGTGTGGTTGCCCCACGGTAGGCATACTGGCCGAGTCCGTTCCAGGCGAAGACGGTCTCAGTCAGCACCGCACCGGAGAGCAGGGAGCCGAACGCCAGGCCGACGACGGTGATGATCGGGACCAGAGCTCCGCGGAAGATGTACTTGAAGACCACTGTGCGTGCCGGCAGACCTTTAGCCTTGGCCGCAGTGACATAGTCGAGTCTGATGATGTCGAGGACGCTCGAGCGGCTGAATCGAGTAAGCAGACCGACGGTGAAGAGAGCGAGAACGCATGACGGCAGAACGAGGTGGCCGAGGGCATTGGAGAATGTCGCCATCTGACCGGCCAGCAGAGAATCGACAGTGTAGAGGCCTGTCACTTTCGGTGGCGGAGTGATCCACGGGTCGAGCCGTCCGGCGCCGGGGACGACTCGAAGCTTGAAGAAGAACACGAAGTAGGCGACGGTGGCGATCCAGAACGTCGGCGCCGAGATGCCGATGAGGCTGAGGGTGCGGATCGCGTGGTCGACGAGGCTGTTCTGTTTGAGTGCGCTGAGCAGTCCGAGGAGCAATCCGAGGATGACGGAGATGAGAATCGCTCCGATACCGAGCTCGATCGAGGCGGGGAAGACCTGTCCGATCGAGGCGAGCACCGGGGTGCGCGTCTGGTTGGAGACTCCCAGATCTCCTTGGAGCAGATTGCCAAGATAGGTGAAGTATTGGACGAGGAGCGGCTGGTCGAGTCCGAGCTTCTCTCGTGTCTGCGCGACGATCTCGGGATCTGCCGCGGCCCGGTCGCCGAGGATGGCGGCGACCGGGTCAGTGGGCACGAGGTTGGTGAGCAGGAACGTCACCACGGTCACGCCCCAGATCAGAATGATCGAGATACCGATCCGGATGAGGATGAATCGGATCAGCGGGTGGAGCTTCGGCGGTTTGACTCGCTGAGCCGCGTCCGCCTCACCAGAAGCGGACGCGACATGAGCATGCTGTGGCGCAGCGGCGGCTTCCGCCATCCTCACTCTGCCTTTGCGAAGTCGAACGAGACGTCGGCGTTGGATACGAATTTCGTGATGCTCGAACCGACGGCGACGGTGCTGACCGGCTGGACGAGTGGGATCCACACCGCGGTGTCGGTGGTCGCTTTGAACAGCTTCGCGTAGGCGGCATCTCGTGCATCACCCTTCGCTTTGGCCGCTTCGTCCGCAAGTTTCTCCAGCTTCGGGTCGTCATTCCAGTTCACGCGTTCGGCAACGCTGCCGCCGGGAATGAAGACGTTGTAGTTCGTCGGATCAGGGAAGTCCGCACCCCAGGTCCCGATGCCCATCGGCTGCTTGGCCGAGCGGAAGCCGTCGAGCTGAGTCGAGCTCGGTGCGGGTTTGAGATCGAGGTTGATATCGGCCTCCTTCAGCTGCGCCTGCAGAGTCTCGGCGAGCTGCGCGAGATCGACACCGTTGACGGCCTGATCACTCGAGTAGTGGAAGGGGACCTTCTCTCCGTCGTAGCCGGCCTTCTTCAGCAGCTTCTTCGCCTTTGCGAGGTCGCGTTCTGGGGCTTCGTCCTTTGCGACGGCGCCGACGAACTCGTTGGGTACGAGGCTGGCCATTCGCTGCGATCCCTTCCCAGCGAGGTCGATGAGTTTGTCGTAGTCGATCGCCGCCATGACAGCCTTGCGGAAATTCGGGTCTGCTGCAGGTCCGCCGATCTTCTCATCCGTGTTGTTGAAGATGTAGAGGCTGCGAGTCGAGGGCAGACTGGAGATCTTGCCCATCGAATCATCGATCTGCTTCGCCTGATCAGAGTTGAGGTCGAAAGCGACCTGCGCCTGACCTGACTGGATATCGGTCAGCTGGGTCTCGGCAGAGACATTGCGCAGCACCACGCGCTTGTACTTCGGTTCGGGACCGTTGTAGTGCTCATTCGCGGTCAGCACGACCTGGCTGTCTGCGTCGTACTTCTCCACTTTGTACGGTCCGGAGCCCTGCGAGTTCTCATTGAGGAACTGTTCGGCGCCGTCGTTCTCATCAGTAGTTCCCTCGTTTTTCTTGACGACCTTCGAGTTGACGATGCCGATCGAGGAGTTGGGGAGGATGTAGGGCAGTGCAGGGTTGGGCTCAGAGCTGGTGAGCGAAACCGTCTTGTCGTCGACCTTCTTGACCTTGACTCCGTCGAGGAAAAATGAGGGATTGCCTTTGATGCCCTGAAGACGCTTGAAGGAGAAGACGATGTCATCGGCTGTGACGGGATCGCCGTTGGAGAACGTCGCGTCCTCGTCTTTGAGAGTGAGCGTCATCTCCTTATCGTCGTCGGACATTTCGAAGGAGCAGAGTCCGTCGGTCGGCTTGGTGAGGTCACCGTCCGCGAACTCGAGAGCAGTCTGGTAGACAGCATTGTCGATCGTCGATCCGGTGAACTCGAACTGTCGATGCGGATCGATCGTCTTGAGGTTGAAGGCAGTTTCTGCCACGAGCGTGTCGCCGGCACCGCCGGCTTCGTCGGAGCCGCTGCCGCAGGCAGCGAGCCCGGCGGTCAGTGCGAGGGTGGAGCAGATTGCGACGAGATTGCGGGACAGGCGCCTCATATGTGATCTCCCTAACAGTAAGTGTTGTGAGTCACATTAGGGTTGAAAGGCCCGCCATGCAATTCAACCTGCCACAAAGCTGGCGGAATTCCATTGTGCATTTCCGCCAACGTCTCGACCGGCGAGATGAGGCTTCTGATCTGCGGCTTCTGTCGGCCGCCGTCCTCATCATCCGCCCGCCGAATACGCGCAGCGGAAGTCCGCGCGGGTCAACCGGGGCTGAGCGCGGTCAATCCGAGCGCCTCGTCGGTGTCGCTCTGGGAGTGGGCGACCGCCTCTGCGGTCCAGTCGGTGCGGTCGAGGTCGGGGACCGCCTCGGTGATCTGTGACTTCCAGCCGCCGTGCCACTGGGCAGGGAAAGCCTGCGCGAGCAGGTCGAACATGATCGGCACCGCCGTGGATGCTCCGGGTGAGGCGCCGAGGAGGCCTGCGATCGAACCGTCGGCGGACACGACGAGTTCGGTGCCCTGCTGCAGGACGCCGATCCTCTTCGGATCCGGTTTGACCAGCTGCGCTCTCTGCCCGGCTGGCAGCAGGGTCCACTCGTTGCGTCGGGCCGACGGGACATAGCGACGCAGCTGCGCGAACTTCCGCGACGGGCTGGCCGCAAGCTCCTTGACGAGGAACGACACGAGGCTGAGGTTCTGCAGACCGGCCGCCGCAATGACGTGCAGGTTGCCCGGCCGGACGGTCGTGAAGAAATCCGAGAGGCGACCGTGCTTGAGCAGCTTCGTGCTGAAGGTCGCATACGGGCCGAACAGCAGATGCTCCCTGCCATCGACGACTCTCCGATCCAGATGCGGCACCGACATCGGCGGGGCACCCACGTCGGCCTGACCGTAGACCTTCGCATCATGCCGGGCGACGACCGACGGCGTCGAGCACCGGTTGAAGGCGGCGCCGACCGGCAGAACCGCATAGCCGCGGACTTCGGGGATCTTCGCCTTCTGCAGGAGCCGCAGCGCGAAACCGCCCGCCCCGACGAACACGGTCTTGGCGTGCACGGCAAATGGTCCCGTCGGCGTCGAACCGCTGACCGTCCAGCCCGATGCGCGCGATTCGATCCCGGTCACTGCGTGACCCGTGCGCACCTCGGTGGACCCGATCCTCAACAACTGAGAGGTCAGCGCCCCGAAATCAACGTCGGTGCCGCGCGGATGCCGCGCCGCCGCCATGGGTTCGTCGCTGTCGACGCGTCCCTCCATCGTCAGCGGAGCCCACTGGGCGATGGTGTCCGGGTCCTCCGTGTATTCCATTTCTGAGAACAGCGGATCGGCTTTGAGGGTGTCGACTCGGTGGCGCAGGTAGGCGACGTCTGTGTCGCCGAAGACGAGGTTCATGTGCGGGGCCGAATGGACGAACTCCGCCGGGTCGAGGAGCCCGAGTCGGACGAGATGGGCCCACCACTGCCGGGTGAGGTGGAACTGCCCGGCGATCTCGGCAGGCTTCGCCGCGTCAGCCGGATCGGGCATGTAGTTGAGCTCGCAGTACCCCGAATGACCGGTGCCGGCATTGTTCCACGGGTCGCTGCTCTCACCGGCGATGTCCTCGGCTTTCTCCAGGACGAGGATCCGCAGATCAGGATCGAGCAGGGTCAGCATCGAGCTCAGAGTCGCAGACATGATGCCCGCACCGATGAGGACGACATCGGCATCCGGCAGGTGGTCGGTGTGCTGGGGGTTCGCAGTCATGTTCTCACCATGCGCCCGCAGGAATAATCCGTCCAATGAGTGATCGGAACTGTATGATCCGAATATGGAACGATCATCCGATTCCCGCACGGCTCCGCTGCCGGCACTGCGGGAACTCGTGGAACTGGCTGATCAGGACGGGCATCTGACCGAGGCCGCCGCCGCTGCAGGGATTCCCCAGTCCACGATGAGCCGACGCATCCACGCCCTCGAGAGCCACCTCGGCGTGCCGTTGACCGTCCCGCGCGGACGCGCCATCGGTCTGACGACGGCGGCACTGGATCTCGTGGCCGCGGTGCGTGCCCCGCTGACGGAGATCGATGCGGCGCTGGTCGATCTCGCCGAGGCGGCCGACCCCGAACACGGAACGATCCGGTTCGGATTTCCGCTGACGATGGGTGCCGGTGAGGTACCCGATCTGCTCGCGGCGTTCAATCGTGCTCATCCCGGCATCCGACTCGATCTCAAACAGGCACACGGTGCCGAACTCGTCGCTGATCTGCAGCGAGGCACCCTCGATCTGGCGATCATCATTCCGCCTCCGGCCGAGGTCAACCACGAGGTGCTCGCGCGGCAGACGATCATCGCGGCCCTGCCCGATGCGCACCCGTTGGCAGGCGTTCGCAGCATCACCCTGGAGCGGCTGGCCGACGAGGAATTCATTGCCACCCCTGCGAGCTATAACCTGCGGGTGCTGACCGACCGGTGGTGTCGGGCGAGCGGATTCGATCCGGAGGTGAAGATCGAGGTCACCGAATTCTCGACGATCCGCGAATTCGTCGGCCGCGGAATGGGCGTGGCACTGATCCCGCCCGCGGTGCGTCCGGTCGACGGAATCACCGAGGTGGCCCTGGACGGGCCTGATTATGTCCGTGAGATCGCCCTGTGTTCGGCCGTGCGCCGGCCCGGCCGCGTCGTCGAGCGCCTGCGCGACTTCATCGCAGGGTGGGATCTGAGCAGATGAGATCGGGGCGATCGGGTTCGAGCCGCCGAGTTCCTTCGCGAATCGACCGCATTCGTGAGCGCTCTCGGAAATGGAAGCAGGCCCTGTCACGCAGCAGTCGGCTGAGAATCGGCACGGGCGAGCAGGAGTGCACCCGGGGAAGGATCGGCGGGTCTGAGGACCAACTCGGAGAGCACAGTGAATCCGGCATTGCGCATCCACTGCGCGACGGTGTTCGGCTGTCTCAGAAAACTGTCGATGTCGACGCCCTGACCGGAATACCCCCGTGAGGTGTGTTTCGCACCGTCTCCGACGTGGAATCCCACGAGCAGCAGGCCTCCGGGCCGCAGAACCCGTCTGAACTCGTCCATCACGCCGGGCATGGCACTGTCGGGAACGTGCACAATCGACCAGAAGGCGACAATGCCCGCCAGCCCTGCATCTTCTGTACTCAGCTGCGTCATCGTGCCGCATTCGAAATGGCATGAGGGATGGTCACGGCGAGCGATCTTCAGCATCTCAGGAGAGATGTCGATGCCGAAAGCGTTCAATCCCAAGCCATTGAGATAACCGGTCACGTAGCCTGTGCCGCAGCCGACGTCGGCGACGCGATCCTCCGAGTCTTCGCCGATCAGCTCCGCAAAGAGGCGAAGACCTGCCCGTAGGTGGGGGCTGGACTCGAGCAGTCCGTCCACTTCGCGGGCGTAGTCTTCGGCATCGATGTCGTAGCTCCTGCGGATGTCGTCCAACCAGCCGAAGTCGGACAGCATTGGGTCGCCGCCGAGCCCGCCGGCCGGGCCCATCGATTGCCGCATATGTGCGAGAAGCCGAGGAACCACAGTGTGCCAATGGCTGGGAGGAGGAGTTTCGTGGCCCGCTCCTTCGAGCATGAGAATGTCGCTTTGGGGGATCATCTCGGCCAGCGCCCGACCATGTGCTGCGGGAAACAGTGGGTCGTCGGTGCTGTGGATGATCAGAGTGGGCGCGTCGATGGCCGCCGGATCGCACTCGGGACTCGTGGCGATGAGAAAGTGATTGGTCATCGACGATTCCATGTCCACGGTCCGCTCGACCTCAGCTGTGGCGATCTCCCGAGTCCGGCGGACGTCGAAACCCGACGACCCCGCGTACGGGCGTTCGACGTCGATGCGATGTTCGATGACGGCAGCTCGGTCGGACCAGTCGACGTCCGGCGGATCTGCGGCGAAGGTGGATTGGAGTTCCGCAGTCGGCGGCGGCAGGCGCCCTGAGTCTCCTCCGGCAGGTGAGGACTCCACGAGCGTGAGGGTCCGCACCCGTTCGGGGAATCTGACCGCGATGACCTGGGCTATGCCGCCACCCATGGACAGCCCTATAAGATGAGCGGACGCGATTCCGAACTCGTCCAGAATGCGAACGGGGTCGGTGACGAGTTCCTCTCCGGTATATTGCGGGTGGCCGGGCGGACTCGAGGTCGACCGACCGGTATCTCGGTGATCGTAGCGGATGACCTGGAAGCCCTGCCCGCTGAGCATTCGGCAGAAATCGGGCGTCCACCAATCCATCGACTGCGCACCCCCGGCGATGAGCAGCACCGATTCACTTTGGGGCGGCCCGAAGCGGTCCACGGCCAATTCGATGCCATCGAACTTGACGAACTCCACCGGACGCCCCTGTCGGAGATGGATAAGAGTAGGGACGATTCTACACCGCGCTCACGCCCGCGAACGTGCCAGCAGATAGACGAAGTACGGGGCGCCGATGAGGGCGACGATGAGCCCGGCCGGTATCTGCGCTGGAGCGATGACCGTACGTCCCACGGCGTCGGCGACGACGAGGCCCACGGCCCCGAGCAGCATCGCCGTGGGCACGACCCGGATATGCCGAGCCCCGACCAGAGCACGTGCCGCATGCGGGGCGACGAGACCGATGAATCCGACGACGCCGACGGCCGATACGCTCACCGCTGCGAGCACGGCAGCGGTGATGAGCACCGCCAGTCGCACCGGTTCACGCGGAACTCCGACCAGTCGTGGGGTGTCATCATCGAGGGCGAGCAGGTCGAGTTCGCGCGTCCATACGACCGCCAGTGGTACGGCGACGAGCAGAGCGAGGGCGACCGGTGCGATATCGGCCCACGTCCGTCCGTACGTCGACCCGGAGAGCCAGGTAAACAGCGCCGGAGTGTCCCAGGG
Protein-coding regions in this window:
- a CDS encoding ABC transporter permease, giving the protein MAEAAAAPQHAHVASASGEADAAQRVKPPKLHPLIRFILIRIGISIILIWGVTVVTFLLTNLVPTDPVAAILGDRAAADPEIVAQTREKLGLDQPLLVQYFTYLGNLLQGDLGVSNQTRTPVLASIGQVFPASIELGIGAILISVILGLLLGLLSALKQNSLVDHAIRTLSLIGISAPTFWIATVAYFVFFFKLRVVPGAGRLDPWITPPPKVTGLYTVDSLLAGQMATFSNALGHLVLPSCVLALFTVGLLTRFSRSSVLDIIRLDYVTAAKAKGLPARTVVFKYIFRGALVPIITVVGLAFGSLLSGAVLTETVFAWNGLGQYAYRGATTLDLPVIMGVGLVIGIVYILVNFIVDLIYGFVDPRVRVR
- a CDS encoding malate:quinone oxidoreductase — translated: MTANPQHTDHLPDADVVLIGAGIMSATLSSMLTLLDPDLRILVLEKAEDIAGESSDPWNNAGTGHSGYCELNYMPDPADAAKPAEIAGQFHLTRQWWAHLVRLGLLDPAEFVHSAPHMNLVFGDTDVAYLRHRVDTLKADPLFSEMEYTEDPDTIAQWAPLTMEGRVDSDEPMAAARHPRGTDVDFGALTSQLLRIGSTEVRTGHAVTGIESRASGWTVSGSTPTGPFAVHAKTVFVGAGGFALRLLQKAKIPEVRGYAVLPVGAAFNRCSTPSVVARHDAKVYGQADVGAPPMSVPHLDRRVVDGREHLLFGPYATFSTKLLKHGRLSDFFTTVRPGNLHVIAAAGLQNLSLVSFLVKELAASPSRKFAQLRRYVPSARRNEWTLLPAGQRAQLVKPDPKRIGVLQQGTELVVSADGSIAGLLGASPGASTAVPIMFDLLAQAFPAQWHGGWKSQITEAVPDLDRTDWTAEAVAHSQSDTDEALGLTALSPG
- a CDS encoding ABC transporter substrate-binding protein; translated protein: MRRLSRNLVAICSTLALTAGLAACGSGSDEAGGAGDTLVAETAFNLKTIDPHRQFEFTGSTIDNAVYQTALEFADGDLTKPTDGLCSFEMSDDDKEMTLTLKDEDATFSNGDPVTADDIVFSFKRLQGIKGNPSFFLDGVKVKKVDDKTVSLTSSEPNPALPYILPNSSIGIVNSKVVKKNEGTTDENDGAEQFLNENSQGSGPYKVEKYDADSQVVLTANEHYNGPEPKYKRVVLRNVSAETQLTDIQSGQAQVAFDLNSDQAKQIDDSMGKISSLPSTRSLYIFNNTDEKIGGPAADPNFRKAVMAAIDYDKLIDLAGKGSQRMASLVPNEFVGAVAKDEAPERDLAKAKKLLKKAGYDGEKVPFHYSSDQAVNGVDLAQLAETLQAQLKEADINLDLKPAPSSTQLDGFRSAKQPMGIGTWGADFPDPTNYNVFIPGGSVAERVNWNDDPKLEKLADEAAKAKGDARDAAYAKLFKATTDTAVWIPLVQPVSTVAVGSSITKFVSNADVSFDFAKAE
- a CDS encoding LysR family transcriptional regulator, translated to MERSSDSRTAPLPALRELVELADQDGHLTEAAAAAGIPQSTMSRRIHALESHLGVPLTVPRGRAIGLTTAALDLVAAVRAPLTEIDAALVDLAEAADPEHGTIRFGFPLTMGAGEVPDLLAAFNRAHPGIRLDLKQAHGAELVADLQRGTLDLAIIIPPPAEVNHEVLARQTIIAALPDAHPLAGVRSITLERLADEEFIATPASYNLRVLTDRWCRASGFDPEVKIEVTEFSTIREFVGRGMGVALIPPAVRPVDGITEVALDGPDYVREIALCSAVRRPGRVVERLRDFIAGWDLSR
- a CDS encoding alpha/beta fold hydrolase, with protein sequence MEFVKFDGIELAVDRFGPPQSESVLLIAGGAQSMDWWTPDFCRMLSGQGFQVIRYDHRDTGRSTSSPPGHPQYTGEELVTDPVRILDEFGIASAHLIGLSMGGGIAQVIAVRFPERVRTLTLVESSPAGGDSGRLPPPTAELQSTFAADPPDVDWSDRAAVIEHRIDVERPYAGSSGFDVRRTREIATAEVERTVDMESSMTNHFLIATSPECDPAAIDAPTLIIHSTDDPLFPAAHGRALAEMIPQSDILMLEGAGHETPPPSHWHTVVPRLLAHMRQSMGPAGGLGGDPMLSDFGWLDDIRRSYDIDAEDYAREVDGLLESSPHLRAGLRLFAELIGEDSEDRVADVGCGTGYVTGYLNGLGLNAFGIDISPEMLKIARRDHPSCHFECGTMTQLSTEDAGLAGIVAFWSIVHVPDSAMPGVMDEFRRVLRPGGLLLVGFHVGDGAKHTSRGYSGQGVDIDSFLRQPNTVAQWMRNAGFTVLSELVLRPADPSPGALLLARADSQPTAA